The following coding sequences are from one Methanococcoides orientis window:
- a CDS encoding nitroreductase family protein, whose protein sequence is MTVISIEPELCTNCEICVEICPMSIILPSKEGETPYSPEDAAEYCAKCGHCEVFCPEGAISTLFDSTYYQLQDDEFPTIPPSELGKYMVMRRSIRSYKDESVDKDTIEKILDIARYAPSGMNKQPVHWTIVHDPEEVKKIAGLSIDWMREVVASEDDHPLKPLMPGLISAYEMGVDPICRGAPHLVIAHTPTESPTGYTDSIIALSWFELAAQVFEVGTCWAGFLAIAAASYKPLIDELELPQGHAIQYCMMFGHPEHKVKGIPGREPPRVTWK, encoded by the coding sequence ATGACTGTAATATCAATTGAACCAGAATTGTGTACGAATTGTGAGATATGCGTAGAGATCTGTCCGATGTCTATAATCCTTCCTTCAAAGGAAGGCGAAACCCCTTACTCGCCTGAGGATGCTGCTGAATATTGTGCAAAATGTGGGCATTGCGAGGTATTCTGCCCTGAAGGTGCTATTTCTACTTTGTTCGATTCAACTTACTATCAGCTTCAGGATGATGAATTCCCTACCATACCTCCTTCAGAGCTAGGAAAATATATGGTAATGCGCCGCTCGATCAGGAGTTACAAGGACGAATCCGTTGACAAGGACACAATAGAGAAAATACTTGACATAGCCCGTTATGCTCCTTCCGGAATGAACAAGCAGCCTGTACACTGGACCATCGTTCATGATCCTGAAGAAGTGAAAAAGATCGCCGGTTTGAGCATTGACTGGATGCGTGAGGTTGTTGCAAGCGAAGACGATCACCCTCTTAAGCCATTGATGCCTGGTCTGATCTCTGCTTATGAAATGGGTGTGGATCCGATCTGCAGGGGAGCTCCACATCTGGTAATAGCACACACACCAACTGAGAGCCCGACCGGTTACACTGACAGTATCATAGCACTTTCATGGTTCGAACTTGCAGCGCAGGTCTTTGAGGTCGGAACATGCTGGGCAGGATTCCTTGCCATTGCAGCTGCATCTTACAAACCACTAATTGATGAACTGGAACTTCCTCAAGGACATGCGATCCAGTATTGCATGATGTTTGGACACCCTGAGCACAAGGTGAAGGGAATTCCGGGAAGAGAGCCTCCAAGAGTTACGTGGAAATAA
- a CDS encoding PGF-pre-PGF domain-containing protein, whose amino-acid sequence MNICKKNKMTTKAGLMLFIVLMTSMIAFAGTASATTHYVNASNETGFTTVQAAINAADNYDTIIVLDGNYENFEVNKSVSLFADADGALIKSNSSDLPVINVTANDVIIDGFNVDANNTSISGIFIFEVDNVSIQNNEVFNVTTEGLPDHYDDWETATAEEWARVDYSLVVLLNCSDVTVDNNILSDAFAGVGYASGENIYITNNEISEVNRGIKSCLFRDIVHNSTSGSYDYFWNYETGTGLYITDNTISGIGDRGIEVMSNDSIVSGNTIDNVSLANVPLPYNYSVGGLFGIKAGCDYNGIVNCTITDNTISNFYADELELEDYLSSGDRDYNYDLWHESGIKVRNATDITIIGNDINSFYAMNGTYNMNFNRQSGIKTSYADKLTISQNKVHSFYITNTSDANRQEGISVHFGEDDLEVVSSINSNTIEGLYVDNASISKQYGIDVMDYYYVSVEDNTIKSLSINNSSISSEHLRQSGIQTKYVYYSDFMNNVVDDIKFTNPVSPEGNDKQSGIFIWQSEGNTISENLITNVYADFVGKQTGIRIADSFNTTASGNDIMYLDIENGNVTDIDCGNQIGILLSGSDNSTLLDNTVEEINTVEPRCMEAGILVGSSDYATVTANVVMNSNSTGLTLQGTDYSTFSENKISNCEQGGLLIEFSRSNLIYNNYFNNNVNVISDTFGRDVFEAEITFIEETESLNNWSINKTAGTNIVGGPSLGGNYWVHPNGTGFSVDTADSNEDGICDKQYNVSETEFDFLPLAPAPAPAPVEKKSSSGSRAYVGPSQPPEDVESTGSSIQRITGGDKAEYDFGGSEGPVLGISFEPKEDKGLVVGNVQVLKDIPDDVGEHPDGIPYEHMSITLGHAGTISDENADNIIINFKVSWEWVNENSIDLSTIRLMRFHDGEWQELPTIQISDDGEFLQFTAQTPGFSVFSIVGDEASEAGNDGSVAAEDTTEVEAESEEASTESTPGFTMLFSTALLAIAAVVIRRRN is encoded by the coding sequence ATGAATATATGTAAAAAAAATAAAATGACGACAAAAGCAGGTTTGATGCTCTTCATCGTTCTGATGACATCAATGATCGCTTTTGCAGGTACAGCAAGCGCTACTACTCATTATGTAAATGCTAGTAACGAAACTGGTTTTACCACAGTACAGGCTGCTATAAATGCAGCAGATAATTATGATACAATTATAGTTCTTGATGGTAATTATGAAAACTTCGAAGTTAACAAAAGTGTTTCATTGTTTGCTGATGCAGATGGTGCTTTGATAAAATCAAATTCATCAGATCTTCCTGTTATTAATGTGACAGCAAATGATGTTATCATCGACGGTTTCAATGTTGATGCAAATAACACTTCAATTTCTGGTATCTTTATTTTTGAAGTTGATAATGTAAGCATCCAGAACAATGAAGTATTTAATGTAACAACAGAGGGATTGCCAGACCATTATGATGACTGGGAGACAGCTACAGCTGAAGAATGGGCAAGAGTTGATTACTCTCTTGTAGTGTTATTAAATTGTTCTGATGTTACTGTTGATAATAACATTCTATCAGATGCTTTTGCTGGTGTTGGATATGCCTCTGGTGAGAACATCTATATTACAAACAATGAGATCTCAGAAGTCAACAGGGGTATAAAATCCTGCCTGTTTAGAGATATTGTACATAATAGTACCAGCGGTAGTTATGATTATTTCTGGAACTATGAAACCGGTACTGGGCTTTACATAACGGATAATACGATCTCTGGCATTGGAGACAGAGGTATTGAAGTTATGTCAAATGACTCCATTGTTTCCGGCAATACAATTGATAACGTTTCTCTTGCTAATGTTCCACTCCCCTATAATTATAGCGTAGGAGGTTTGTTTGGAATAAAAGCTGGTTGTGATTATAATGGAATTGTAAATTGTACAATAACTGATAACACAATAAGCAATTTCTATGCTGATGAACTTGAGCTGGAGGATTATCTATCTTCTGGTGATCGAGATTATAATTACGACTTATGGCATGAATCTGGTATCAAGGTGAGGAATGCAACTGATATAACAATTATTGGTAATGATATTAACTCATTCTATGCAATGAATGGAACATACAATATGAATTTTAATAGGCAATCAGGTATAAAGACAAGTTACGCTGACAAACTGACAATTTCCCAAAACAAGGTTCATTCCTTCTACATAACCAATACATCAGATGCTAATCGGCAAGAGGGCATTTCTGTGCATTTTGGTGAAGATGATCTTGAAGTTGTATCTTCCATTAATTCCAACACAATTGAAGGACTTTACGTCGACAATGCATCAATTTCAAAGCAGTATGGAATTGATGTAATGGATTATTATTATGTTTCTGTTGAGGACAACACAATAAAGTCATTGTCAATTAATAACTCTTCAATATCTAGTGAACATCTTCGCCAGTCAGGAATACAGACTAAATATGTTTACTACTCTGATTTCATGAACAATGTAGTAGATGATATAAAGTTCACTAACCCTGTTAGCCCCGAGGGAAATGATAAACAGAGTGGAATTTTTATATGGCAGTCTGAGGGAAATACGATTAGTGAAAACTTGATCACTAATGTCTATGCGGACTTTGTTGGAAAGCAGACAGGAATAAGAATAGCAGATTCCTTTAACACAACTGCCTCTGGAAATGACATCATGTACCTAGACATTGAAAATGGTAATGTCACAGATATCGATTGTGGAAACCAAATTGGAATCTTACTGTCTGGCTCTGACAACTCCACTCTTTTAGATAATACTGTTGAAGAGATAAATACAGTTGAACCTAGATGCATGGAAGCTGGAATACTTGTTGGTTCCTCTGACTACGCAACAGTTACTGCCAACGTTGTAATGAATTCTAATTCAACAGGTCTCACGTTACAGGGTACAGATTATAGTACTTTCTCAGAGAACAAGATCAGTAATTGTGAGCAGGGTGGTTTGCTAATTGAATTCTCAAGAAGTAACTTGATCTATAATAACTATTTCAACAATAATGTTAACGTTATATCCGATACTTTTGGACGTGATGTCTTTGAAGCAGAAATAACGTTCATTGAGGAAACCGAGTCTCTAAACAACTGGAGCATCAACAAGACCGCCGGAACCAACATTGTTGGCGGACCTTCCCTTGGTGGAAACTACTGGGTACACCCTAATGGAACCGGATTTAGTGTTGATACAGCAGACTCCAATGAGGACGGTATCTGTGACAAGCAATACAACGTCTCAGAAACTGAATTCGACTTCCTGCCTCTTGCACCTGCTCCAGCACCTGCTCCAGTTGAGAAGAAGAGCAGTTCCGGCAGCCGTGCATATGTTGGTCCAAGCCAGCCTCCTGAAGATGTGGAATCTACAGGTTCTTCTATCCAGCGTATAACTGGTGGTGACAAGGCAGAGTATGATTTCGGTGGTTCAGAAGGTCCAGTCCTTGGAATAAGCTTTGAGCCTAAAGAGGACAAGGGTCTTGTAGTTGGTAATGTTCAGGTTCTGAAAGATATTCCTGATGATGTTGGTGAGCACCCTGATGGAATTCCATATGAGCACATGAGCATAACTCTTGGACATGCTGGTACTATCTCAGATGAGAATGCTGATAACATTATCATCAACTTCAAGGTAAGTTGGGAATGGGTCAATGAGAACAGCATCGATCTCTCCACAATCCGTCTCATGAGGTTCCATGATGGGGAGTGGCAGGAGCTTCCAACCATCCAGATCAGTGATGATGGCGAGTTCCTTCAATTCACTGCTCAGACACCTGGATTCTCCGTATTCAGTATTGTTGGGGATGAAGCTTCAGAAGCAGGAAATGATGGATCAGTTGCAGCAGAAGATACAACTGAAGTTGAAGCTGAGTCTGAGGAAGCAAGTACTGAATCAACTCCTGGATTCACAATGCTCTTCTCAACAGCATTGCTCGCGATCGCAGCAGTTGTTATCAGAAGAAGGAACTGA
- a CDS encoding PGF-pre-PGF domain-containing protein, translated as MNILKKNKMTTKAGLMLFIILMVSIVTFAGTASASTVNASGGADYVTIQDAINESNPGDIIIVEPGIYSENVIITKTLTLEASSTDPSDTIIITNDIDAPVIRGYNVNFTISGFTIEGNGTSFAGFNFENCGIININENIINDTYYYGIYANATDYIYINDNVVSYVNDSDGIDVENTDVAYILNNTIFCIADVGIETLYVNDTYIWNNEIEDTDEEGITVENGNLADVRNNFVNDSIYDSCYINATESVNLINNTFMNSSRCGIVIWNANATQVNLNFIEDVSSDGIYILNINDMHANDNIINMAESAIYVDESGIAEINNNTINTTGYGIYTQCVDFVNITNNYVKDAYYIGIVTEVVNTTNIMDNQVIDPYWGGIAATSIPVYSYDSFSIQGYIPEDIPSHEQSVIENNSVSMTYRPRPQVAALPFMGDNFGIATILLNSSITNNTIMGAGEYTFGGIGNIDMYEFMEPIPTVIEGNTVENVTIGVLSISRGIDVIDNDFNMTRMGVLSFDPYLMGVQSSSILPSIPYEGKVIGNTFDNTRTGMLALFMANTTVQNNIINNGTWNSSGAGVAIAIGFNNTVIDNVISLSPEDESIGVVLFGNENSSIMYNRVDGASIGLKMRFSWNNEMSSNVVSGTDYGILLSDIPYRGFSEIGAYLPGSFTADSIDISAITTDFETTDIQSSVNYDNTIEGNEVKGSTMYGLYLTNSENTTIYNNYFRNINNTMLDDDTNVNTVWNIPKTSGTSIIGTPYIAGNYWAHPDGTGFSIENKDTNSDGIAEKAYMINENNTDFLPLADALDKRSSSGTRAYVGPSQPSEDVESTDSSILRVTGGQRMEYDFGNGPVLGISFDSKEDQGLVVGNVQVLNGAPAEVGRSPEGKQYQIMSITLGPEGTISEETADNIIINFQVTREWINENNIDLSTIRLMRFHDGEWQELPTTMVSDDGEVIHFAAQTPGFSVFSIVGDEAENEKAVVAEDGTNAVAGEPEEASTESIPGFTMLFSTTLLAIAAVVIRRRN; from the coding sequence ATGAATATATTAAAAAAAAACAAAATGACTACAAAAGCAGGCTTGATGCTATTCATCATTCTGATGGTATCAATTGTTACTTTTGCAGGTACAGCCAGCGCTTCCACTGTGAATGCCAGTGGAGGAGCTGATTATGTAACGATACAGGATGCTATAAATGAATCAAATCCGGGAGACATAATTATTGTGGAACCGGGTATCTATTCCGAGAATGTCATTATCACCAAGACATTGACACTGGAAGCAAGTTCCACAGATCCTTCCGATACAATAATTATAACAAACGATATCGATGCACCTGTAATTAGAGGTTATAATGTAAACTTCACGATCAGTGGATTTACCATTGAAGGAAATGGTACCTCGTTTGCCGGATTCAATTTTGAAAATTGTGGAATCATCAATATTAATGAGAACATAATCAACGATACATATTATTATGGTATTTATGCAAACGCTACCGATTATATTTATATAAATGACAATGTTGTTTCATATGTAAATGATAGTGATGGTATTGATGTTGAAAATACTGATGTTGCCTATATTCTCAACAACACCATATTTTGCATCGCCGATGTCGGTATCGAAACCTTATATGTAAATGATACATATATCTGGAACAATGAAATCGAAGACACTGATGAGGAAGGTATCACTGTTGAAAACGGTAATCTTGCAGATGTCAGAAACAATTTTGTAAATGATTCCATTTACGATAGCTGTTACATAAATGCAACAGAAAGTGTCAATCTGATCAATAATACATTTATGAACAGTTCTAGATGTGGTATTGTGATTTGGAATGCAAATGCAACTCAGGTAAACTTGAACTTTATTGAAGATGTATCATCTGATGGGATTTATATTTTAAATATCAATGATATGCATGCCAATGATAATATCATAAATATGGCAGAATCTGCGATATATGTTGATGAAAGTGGCATCGCTGAAATCAACAATAATACCATTAACACTACAGGATATGGTATCTATACACAATGCGTTGATTTTGTGAATATCACAAATAATTACGTAAAAGATGCATACTACATTGGCATAGTTACCGAAGTTGTCAATACTACAAACATTATGGATAATCAGGTCATCGATCCTTATTGGGGAGGAATTGCTGCAACCAGCATACCAGTTTATAGTTATGACTCTTTTTCCATACAAGGATACATCCCGGAGGATATCCCCAGTCATGAACAATCTGTAATTGAAAACAATTCTGTGAGCATGACATACAGACCAAGGCCCCAAGTCGCAGCACTTCCATTCATGGGAGATAATTTCGGTATTGCTACGATCCTTCTCAATTCTTCCATTACAAACAACACGATCATGGGTGCAGGGGAATACACATTTGGCGGTATTGGAAACATTGACATGTACGAATTTATGGAACCAATTCCAACTGTAATAGAAGGAAACACCGTTGAGAACGTAACTATCGGAGTACTGTCCATCTCCAGAGGAATAGATGTCATTGACAACGATTTCAACATGACCCGCATGGGTGTACTTTCATTTGATCCATATTTAATGGGAGTTCAGAGTTCCTCTATATTGCCGTCCATTCCCTATGAAGGAAAGGTCATCGGCAATACATTTGATAACACACGTACTGGCATGTTGGCATTGTTCATGGCCAATACAACAGTGCAGAACAATATCATTAATAACGGAACATGGAACAGTTCCGGAGCAGGTGTTGCAATTGCAATTGGTTTTAACAATACAGTGATCGACAATGTGATCTCCCTGAGTCCGGAAGATGAAAGTATCGGCGTGGTACTATTTGGAAACGAGAATTCTTCCATAATGTACAACAGGGTTGATGGTGCATCCATCGGACTTAAGATGAGATTTTCCTGGAACAATGAGATGAGCAGTAATGTTGTCTCTGGCACTGACTATGGTATACTTCTAAGCGATATTCCATATAGAGGTTTCTCAGAAATAGGTGCCTACCTACCTGGCTCCTTTACAGCTGATTCAATTGACATTTCCGCAATAACAACTGATTTCGAGACTACAGATATTCAGAGTTCTGTGAATTATGACAACACAATAGAAGGAAATGAAGTCAAAGGTAGTACCATGTATGGTCTGTACCTGACAAATTCAGAGAACACAACCATATATAACAACTACTTCAGAAACATAAACAACACAATGCTGGATGATGATACCAACGTCAACACAGTCTGGAACATTCCAAAGACCTCCGGAACCAGCATCATTGGGACTCCTTACATTGCCGGAAATTACTGGGCACATCCTGATGGAACAGGATTCAGCATTGAGAACAAGGATACAAATAGTGATGGTATTGCTGAAAAGGCATATATGATCAATGAGAACAACACCGACTTCCTGCCTCTTGCTGATGCTTTAGACAAGAGAAGCAGTTCAGGAACCCGTGCATATGTTGGTCCAAGTCAGCCTTCTGAAGATGTGGAATCCACAGATTCTTCTATCCTGCGTGTAACCGGTGGTCAACGTATGGAGTATGATTTCGGTAATGGTCCTGTTCTTGGAATAAGCTTTGATTCCAAGGAAGACCAGGGTCTTGTGGTCGGTAACGTCCAGGTTCTGAACGGTGCTCCTGCAGAGGTTGGAAGATCTCCGGAAGGAAAACAATATCAGATCATGAGCATAACTCTTGGTCCGGAAGGTACGATCTCTGAAGAGACTGCTGATAACATCATCATCAATTTCCAGGTAACCAGGGAATGGATCAATGAGAATAATATCGATCTCTCCACAATTCGTCTCATGAGGTTCCATGACGGTGAGTGGCAGGAACTTCCAACCACCATGGTCAGCGATGATGGCGAGGTAATTCATTTCGCTGCCCAGACTCCGGGATTCTCTGTCTTCAGTATTGTCGGGGACGAAGCAGAAAATGAAAAGGCTGTTGTAGCAGAAGATGGCACTAATGCAGTTGCAGGTGAGCCTGAGGAAGCAAGTACTGAATCCATTCCTGGATTCACAATGCTCTTCTCAACAACACTGCTTGCAATTGCAGCAGTTGTTATCAGAAGAAGGAACTGA
- a CDS encoding PGF-pre-PGF domain-containing protein: MSSSTDIIGNKVNMTLISLNANENYDEQIADNTFDNTDLGIASEYLINTTIRNNTFDNTYTGIYSDFLINTTIRDNSIHNGTRTESGAGFTIYYGINNTIQDNTISLSPEGDSVGIELLSFENSTIMDNYVEGASVGLNISKYVLSDDIGSFAVDSTEKGRLLNNVPFMSFVETSSYHPRIAIDSFDTSIMSTEFEITGSLPDSEPVNYNNAVKGNIIKDSTMYGLYLTNSENTTIYNNYFKNFNNTMLDDASNNNTVWNIAKTSGTSIIDSPYIAGNYWVHPDGTGFSIENKDTTGDGISEKKYVINENNTDYLPLAAAFVEKRRSYGTRAYVGQSHPPEDVESTDSSVLRVTGGARMEYDFSNSQGPVLGISFDSKEDQGLVVGNVQVLNGAPAEVGRSPEGKQYQIMSITLGPEGTISEETAENIIINFQVTREWINENNIDLSTIRLMRFHDGEWQELPTTMISDDGEIIHFAAQIPGFSVFSIVGDEAGNEGTVSAEEDTVISGEPEEASTESTPGFTMFLSTTLLVIAAIVVRRRN, encoded by the coding sequence ATCTCCTCCAGTACGGATATTATTGGCAATAAAGTCAATATGACGCTTATTAGTCTGAATGCGAATGAAAATTATGATGAACAGATCGCTGATAACACCTTTGATAACACTGACCTCGGAATAGCTTCTGAGTATCTAATAAATACTACAATTAGGAACAATACCTTTGATAATACATACACCGGGATATATTCTGACTTTCTGATAAACACAACTATCCGGGACAATAGCATCCATAATGGAACAAGGACAGAATCAGGAGCAGGATTTACTATTTACTATGGAATAAACAATACAATCCAGGACAATACAATATCCCTTAGCCCTGAAGGAGACAGTGTCGGTATAGAGTTGTTAAGCTTTGAGAACTCTACGATCATGGACAATTATGTTGAGGGTGCATCTGTTGGCCTCAATATAAGTAAATATGTTCTGAGTGATGATATAGGCAGCTTTGCTGTCGATAGCACCGAAAAAGGAAGGCTTCTTAACAATGTTCCATTCATGAGTTTTGTTGAAACAAGCAGCTATCATCCTAGAATTGCTATCGATTCATTTGACACTTCCATTATGTCTACGGAATTTGAGATTACAGGAAGTTTACCTGATTCTGAACCTGTGAATTACAACAATGCCGTCAAAGGAAACATAATAAAAGACAGCACCATGTATGGTCTGTACCTGACAAATTCAGAGAACACAACCATATATAACAACTACTTCAAGAACTTCAACAACACAATGTTGGATGATGCTTCCAACAATAATACTGTTTGGAATATTGCCAAAACATCTGGAACCAGCATCATTGACAGTCCTTACATTGCAGGAAACTACTGGGTACATCCTGACGGTACAGGATTCAGCATTGAGAACAAGGATACAACGGGTGACGGTATCTCAGAAAAGAAATATGTGATCAATGAGAACAACACCGATTACCTACCTCTTGCAGCTGCTTTTGTCGAGAAGAGAAGAAGTTATGGCACCCGTGCTTATGTTGGTCAAAGCCACCCTCCTGAAGATGTGGAATCCACAGATTCTTCTGTCCTGCGTGTAACCGGTGGAGCGCGTATGGAATATGATTTCAGCAATTCACAGGGACCTGTTCTTGGAATAAGCTTTGATTCCAAGGAAGACCAGGGTCTTGTGGTCGGTAACGTCCAGGTCTTGAACGGTGCTCCTGCAGAGGTTGGAAGGTCTCCGGAAGGAAAACAATATCAGATCATGAGCATAACTCTTGGTCCTGAAGGTACGATCTCTGAAGAGACTGCTGAAAATATCATCATCAACTTCCAGGTAACCAGGGAATGGATCAATGAGAACAATATCGATCTCTCCACAATTCGTCTCATGAGGTTCCATGATGGTGAGTGGCAGGAACTTCCAACCACCATGATCAGCGATGATGGCGAGATAATTCATTTCGCTGCCCAGATTCCGGGATTCTCTGTCTTCAGTATTGTCGGGGATGAAGCCGGAAATGAAGGGACTGTTTCAGCAGAAGAAGATACTGTGATCTCAGGCGAGCCTGAGGAAGCAAGTACTGAATCAACTCCGGGATTCACAATGTTCCTTTCAACAACACTGCTTGTAATTGCAGCGATTGTTGTTAGAAGAAGGAACTGA
- a CDS encoding right-handed parallel beta-helix repeat-containing protein, translating to MASIVAFAGTASAITHYVDASGGADFETIQEAVNASSSGDEIIVEPGIYSENVFINKTLSLIANSTDPSETVIITNDSYFPVINGSSEDIKINITISGFTVEGNGTSENGIRFENCGVITISENTINDTTENGVYVNDTNTIHIADNYFTNLNDSWYESDGIDAKHSDLLYILNNTFLNIEDDAIDTYYVNDTYVLNNDISEIRDDAIDVRYGNLADIRDNEIADLVSDGCYIYYVEFVNVINNNITNISGADGIDVRYSNITNIKYNSVTNTSDAGIELDDINETYINHNSINGSYEIIDFDDGYLLEIDNNIFLDAKSGIYTDDVDFVNITNNLIDDTYESIVVEYVNTTYIIDNIIGTQINDYYGAGIVATNGAVNDVFGVQMAVMGLESTELDDDFIDMELESTALEIETTALELDSTQKYEPSVIEHNSITMEYVPLPTPTAVLEYPPFGIAALNINTSVEDNVINGAGINHIFAGIASLNTKESTMNTNIEGNTVDDVFVGI from the coding sequence ATGGCATCAATCGTTGCTTTTGCAGGTACAGCCAGTGCTATTACTCATTATGTAGATGCGAGTGGCGGAGCTGACTTTGAAACGATACAGGAAGCTGTAAATGCATCAAGTTCCGGCGATGAGATCATTGTGGAACCAGGAATATATTCTGAAAATGTCTTTATCAACAAGACATTGAGCTTAATAGCAAATTCCACAGACCCGTCTGAGACCGTTATTATAACAAATGATAGTTATTTCCCTGTGATAAATGGATCTTCTGAAGATATTAAAATAAACATCACTATTAGTGGATTTACTGTTGAAGGAAACGGAACTTCAGAAAATGGTATTCGTTTTGAAAACTGTGGTGTCATCACGATTAGTGAGAACACAATTAATGATACCACTGAAAATGGAGTGTATGTAAATGATACCAACACAATCCACATAGCAGATAATTATTTTACAAACCTGAACGATTCGTGGTATGAGTCTGATGGTATCGATGCCAAGCATTCAGATCTCTTGTATATCCTCAACAACACTTTCCTGAATATTGAAGATGATGCTATCGATACATATTATGTAAATGATACATACGTCCTAAATAATGACATTTCTGAAATTAGAGATGATGCTATCGATGTTAGATATGGAAACCTTGCAGATATAAGGGATAATGAAATTGCTGATCTTGTTAGTGATGGATGTTATATATACTATGTCGAATTCGTTAATGTGATCAACAACAACATTACAAACATAAGTGGAGCTGATGGTATTGATGTGCGCTATTCTAATATTACAAATATAAAGTACAACTCAGTCACAAATACATCAGATGCGGGAATAGAACTCGATGACATCAATGAAACTTACATTAATCATAATTCAATCAATGGATCTTACGAAATAATCGATTTTGATGATGGTTATTTGCTAGAAATTGATAATAACATATTTCTAGACGCTAAATCTGGAATCTATACAGATGACGTTGATTTTGTAAATATTACAAACAATTTAATTGACGATACTTACGAGAGTATAGTTGTTGAATATGTTAATACAACATACATAATTGACAACATAATTGGCACCCAAATCAATGATTATTATGGAGCTGGTATCGTAGCTACCAATGGAGCAGTGAATGATGTCTTTGGTGTACAAATGGCTGTCATGGGTTTGGAGTCAACAGAGCTAGATGATGATTTTATTGACATGGAATTGGAATCAACTGCTCTGGAAATAGAGACAACTGCTTTAGAGCTGGATTCCACTCAAAAATATGAACCATCAGTTATTGAGCATAATTCCATAACTATGGAATATGTACCTCTCCCAACACCAACAGCAGTATTAGAATACCCTCCATTCGGTATTGCGGCATTGAACATAAATACATCTGTTGAAGATAATGTGATTAATGGTGCAGGTATTAATCATATTTTTGCAGGCATTGCCAGTCTCAATACCAAAGAATCAACGATGAACACGAACATCGAAGGAAATACTGTAGATGATGTTTTTGTTGGAATATAG
- a CDS encoding pirin family protein, translated as MGVTRSIKKIMKSMPTIEGAGVHLKRAFGFNHVPQLDPFLLLDDFHSNDPKEYIMGFPWHPHRGIETITYMLSGEVEHGDSMGNKGLIESGDVQWMTAGSGIIHQEMPKGQEGTTLWGFQLWANLPASHKMMEPRYQEVKSEQIPEVATDNGIWIKIICGEVNGTKGPVQDIVTDPEYLDITIPPETSFSHPTKPGYTVFAYVLEGEGSFGKDQEPYSFEVEGAKYFDLNEPSTIGPENLVMFDDGDEIVATAGNKGLRFLLISGKPINEPVAWYGPIVMNTQEELKVAFEEYRNGTFIKSGNSD; from the coding sequence ATGGGAGTTACAAGATCCATCAAAAAGATAATGAAGAGCATGCCGACCATTGAAGGAGCAGGAGTTCACCTGAAAAGAGCCTTCGGATTCAATCATGTACCACAACTGGATCCTTTTCTGCTGCTTGATGATTTCCATTCGAATGATCCGAAAGAATATATCATGGGTTTTCCATGGCACCCCCACAGAGGAATTGAAACTATAACCTATATGTTGTCCGGAGAAGTTGAACACGGAGACAGCATGGGGAACAAGGGTCTCATTGAGTCAGGTGACGTGCAGTGGATGACCGCCGGAAGCGGGATCATTCACCAGGAAATGCCAAAGGGTCAGGAAGGAACAACTCTCTGGGGGTTCCAGCTTTGGGCTAATCTGCCGGCATCTCACAAAATGATGGAACCACGATATCAGGAAGTTAAGAGCGAGCAGATACCGGAGGTGGCAACGGATAATGGTATCTGGATAAAGATCATTTGCGGTGAAGTTAATGGTACAAAAGGTCCTGTACAGGACATTGTAACAGACCCGGAATACCTGGATATTACAATTCCTCCTGAAACATCATTTTCACATCCAACAAAACCCGGATATACTGTCTTTGCCTATGTTCTCGAAGGTGAAGGCTCTTTTGGAAAAGATCAGGAACCATATTCCTTCGAAGTGGAGGGGGCAAAATATTTTGATCTCAATGAACCATCAACGATCGGTCCTGAGAATCTGGTTATGTTCGATGATGGTGATGAGATAGTAGCAACGGCGGGAAATAAAGGGTTAAGATTCCTGCTTATTTCGGGTAAGCCCATCAATGAGCCGGTTGCCTGGTATGGTCCGATCGTGATGAACACACAGGAAGAATTGAAGGTGGCTTTTGAGGAATATAGGAATGGGACTTTTATTAAGTCGGGAAATTCAGATTGA